The Saccopteryx leptura isolate mSacLep1 chromosome 2, mSacLep1_pri_phased_curated, whole genome shotgun sequence genome has a window encoding:
- the G6PC1 gene encoding glucose-6-phosphatase catalytic subunit 1 isoform X1: protein MEESMNVLHDFGIQSTHYLQVNYQDSQDWFILVSVIADLRNAFYILFPIWFHLREAVGIKLLWVAVIGDWLNLIFKWILFGQRPYWWVLDTDYYSDASAPRIKQFPVTCETGPGSPSGHAMGTAGVYYVMVTSTLSIFRGKKKPTFRFRCLSVILWLGFWAVQLNVCLSRVYLAAHFPHQVVAGVLSGIVVAESFRHIQSIYNASLKKYFLITFFLFSFAIGFYLLLKGLGVDLLWTLEKAKRCCERPEWVHIDTTPFASLLKNLGTLFGLGLALNSRMYRESCKGKLKEWLPFRLSCIVASLVLLHLFDSLKPPSRVELIFYILSFCKSAAVPLASASLIPYCLARVLGQPDKKSL from the exons ATGGAGGAAAGCATGAACGTCCTCCATGACTTTGGGATCCAGTCAACACACTACCTCCAGGTGAATTACCAGGACTCCCAGGATTGGTTCATCCTGGTGTCCGTGATCGCAGACCTCAGGAATGCCTTCTATATCCTCTTCCCCATCTGGTTCCATCTGCGAGAAGCTGTGGGCATCAAACTCCTCTGGGTAGCTGTGATTGGAGACTGGCTCAACCTCATCTTTAAGTG GATTCTCTTTGGGCAGCGCCCGTACTGGTGGGTCCTGGACACAGATTACTACAGCGATGCTTCTGCACCACGGATAAAGCAGTTCCCAGTCACCTGTGAGACTGGGCCAG GGAGTCCCTCCGGCCATGCCATGGGTACAGCAGGTGTATACTATGTGATGGTCACGTCCACCCTCTCTATCTTCCGGGGAAAGAAAAAGCCCACCTTCAGATTTCG GTGTTTGAGCGTCATTTTGTGGTTGGGATTCTGGGCCGTGCAGCTGAACGTCTGTCTGTCACGAGTCTACCTTGCTGCTCATTTTCCTCATCAGGTTGTTGCTGGCGTCTTGTCAG GCATTGTCGTTGCTGAATCTTTCCGCCACATCCAGAGCATCTACAATGCCAGTCTCAAGAAGTATTTTCTCATCACCTTTTTCCTGTTCAGCTTTGCCATTGGATTTTACCTGCTGCTGAAGGGGCTGGGTGTAGACCTCCTGTGGACTCTAGAGAAAGCCAAAAGATGCTGTGAGCGGCCAGAATGGGTCCACATTGATACCACGCCCTTTGCCAGCCTCCTGAAGAACCTGGGGACCCTTTTTGGCCTGGGGCTGGCTCTCAACTCCAGGATGTACAGGGAGAGCTGCAAGGGCAAGCTTAAAGAGTGGTTGCCTTTCCGCCTCAGCTGCATCGTGGCCTCTCTCGTCCTCCTGCACCTCTTTGACTCTTTGAAACCCCCATCCCGAGTCGAGTTGATCTTCTACATCCTGTCCTTCTGCAAGAGTGCGGCAGTGCCCCTGGCATCTGCCAGTCTCATCCCCTACTGCCTTGCCCGGGTCCTGGGCCAGCCAGACAAGAAGTCTTTATAA
- the G6PC1 gene encoding glucose-6-phosphatase catalytic subunit 1 isoform X2: protein MTLGSSQHTTSRILFGQRPYWWVLDTDYYSDASAPRIKQFPVTCETGPGSPSGHAMGTAGVYYVMVTSTLSIFRGKKKPTFRFRCLSVILWLGFWAVQLNVCLSRVYLAAHFPHQVVAGVLSGIVVAESFRHIQSIYNASLKKYFLITFFLFSFAIGFYLLLKGLGVDLLWTLEKAKRCCERPEWVHIDTTPFASLLKNLGTLFGLGLALNSRMYRESCKGKLKEWLPFRLSCIVASLVLLHLFDSLKPPSRVELIFYILSFCKSAAVPLASASLIPYCLARVLGQPDKKSL from the exons ATGACTTTGGGATCCAGTCAACACACTACCTCCAG GATTCTCTTTGGGCAGCGCCCGTACTGGTGGGTCCTGGACACAGATTACTACAGCGATGCTTCTGCACCACGGATAAAGCAGTTCCCAGTCACCTGTGAGACTGGGCCAG GGAGTCCCTCCGGCCATGCCATGGGTACAGCAGGTGTATACTATGTGATGGTCACGTCCACCCTCTCTATCTTCCGGGGAAAGAAAAAGCCCACCTTCAGATTTCG GTGTTTGAGCGTCATTTTGTGGTTGGGATTCTGGGCCGTGCAGCTGAACGTCTGTCTGTCACGAGTCTACCTTGCTGCTCATTTTCCTCATCAGGTTGTTGCTGGCGTCTTGTCAG GCATTGTCGTTGCTGAATCTTTCCGCCACATCCAGAGCATCTACAATGCCAGTCTCAAGAAGTATTTTCTCATCACCTTTTTCCTGTTCAGCTTTGCCATTGGATTTTACCTGCTGCTGAAGGGGCTGGGTGTAGACCTCCTGTGGACTCTAGAGAAAGCCAAAAGATGCTGTGAGCGGCCAGAATGGGTCCACATTGATACCACGCCCTTTGCCAGCCTCCTGAAGAACCTGGGGACCCTTTTTGGCCTGGGGCTGGCTCTCAACTCCAGGATGTACAGGGAGAGCTGCAAGGGCAAGCTTAAAGAGTGGTTGCCTTTCCGCCTCAGCTGCATCGTGGCCTCTCTCGTCCTCCTGCACCTCTTTGACTCTTTGAAACCCCCATCCCGAGTCGAGTTGATCTTCTACATCCTGTCCTTCTGCAAGAGTGCGGCAGTGCCCCTGGCATCTGCCAGTCTCATCCCCTACTGCCTTGCCCGGGTCCTGGGCCAGCCAGACAAGAAGTCTTTATAA